The sequence cattccatttagaaaaTCAATACAAATAAAATATCCATGAACATAATGACAGAAATACATGGGACATTCGTTTCACAAAGTGCAAATGAGAAGGCCCGACTTGAACATGACAATCATGTAGGCAAATCTAGCAAGTAGGCAGGTACATGTTTCACAGACTACACAAAACATAGATGATGATACGATTAAAACATCActaccaccaagatccttttaaTCGAAAGCTAAATGGACCATCAGAAACCATCATCCCGTGGGAGAGGTTCATGAGTCCTTATGATAAAAAGATGGTCGTAGATGAACCCAGCAAGCGGACCGCCGATTAGTGGCCCAACCCAATAGATCCAGTGGTCGGTCCAATCCCAGCTGGCCAAGGCTGGCCCAAAGGACCTAGCTGGGTTCATGGATGCACCCGAGAAAGGCCCGCCAGCTAGGATGTTAGCCCCAACTACAAGCCCAACAAGAAGagggcccaggccggctataaTACCCTTCCTTGGGTCCACAATGGTGCCATAGACGGAGAAGAGCAAGGAGAAGGTGAGGACTATCTCCATAATTACACCTTGGACGGCGCCAATGCCAGCAGCAAGAGCATGAATTGGAGTATCCTGTCAACcatgcaaaatttttatttatcagGTTAGATGTGTAAGCTAGCTGAAAAGATTTATGAGTATAGAATTACACATCCATGCcttagcaaaaagaaaaaaagaaaagaaaacacatCGATACAGAAAAAACCCTAGGAATGGCTAGGGTTGCCAATAACTGAACAGCTCAGGGTTGCTTGATGACAAGCTGGTCGAGTTAGGTGAGGAGATGAGCCATGCTCAAAAAATGATTCAAAGCTCAACTCACAAATGGGATAATCTTAAACAATTTTGGCTTTCGAAAATACAAACAAGCTGGGGTCCAAACTTAATAACAAGCTTGTTCAGCTGATCACAAACCTGCAGCCAGGCTTGGAACACTGTTGTCTAGCTAGTCAAGCCTTGCTGAAGCTTAGAGTAGCACTTTTCTACCATAAGTTGAGCCGAGGCAGCTTACTATTACGCTAACTTATTTGCAGTCAAACTGTGATCTGAGTGAAGGCTGTGTTTTTGGGCCTAGTGCATCTCCGACCAACCTTGTATCTGTAAATATCTTAGCCAAGGCCAAAATGTTCAGCATTTCCATGGCCTGAAGGAAGTGCAGCCAAAGGTGTAGTTTAGAACGTACTAGTATCCAACGTGGAATAAATTTACCAATTTCATCAGTTGGCATCCTTAATTAAGGTAAGGATCGGATTAAGTCTATCAAATGAGCCTACTATTGAGCTGAGTGCATGTAAGTTTTCTCGGTCTATATCTTAAGAGCTCggtgttttttctttctttttgtttttaataagctttttttttcctaGTTTGCCAATATATCTATACCTATACGAACTTCAAATTAACTGGCTTGTCTCTTAATTGAACCTGGCTCGTTTCTTAATTGAATGGTTTCAAAATCAAGCCTATCTCGAGCTAAGCTTCATGAACATCTTGGTTTATTTGCAGAGCTAGCTGTTTTAACTTAGGGGTCAGGGCTACGTAAGAGGACTTTGAGATTTGTGTTTCAGGCATGATCGTTTCTTTAATATGGAGATAGATCTCCGGGCAGAGAGGTAATAGGGAAACTCTTGAACTCACCATTCCCCCGGTAAGGTACTTGAGGAGGAGGCAAGCCAGGGAAGAACCCAGCATCTGGGCGATGATGTAAAGGATAGACCGGAAGAGGGTGATGTGGCCGCCGACGGCGAGTCCTAGCGTCACCGCCGGGTTGAGATGGCCGCCGGAGATGTGGAGCCCCGCCGATATCATTACCGCCACCACCAGCGCGTGCGCCACCGCAACCGCCGTCAAACCCATTATCGTGTCCGCCCCTCCCGCCATCTTCCCTGCCgcgtccaccaccaccaccacctcaaAACCGTAATCACCAACCAAAATCTAAAAGTCGGAACTACCGATCTCCCaacgtatatgtatatatacctgCGGTCATGGCGGCGCCGACACCGGCGAAGACGAAGAGGAAGGTGAGGACGACCTCTGCGAGGACGGCGCGGATGCAGTCCGGCTCGGCGGCCTCCTGCCGGCTTCCGAGCGCGATCTTCGCCATTGTTTTGCTCGGCGATGAATGGTTTTTTCGTCCGACGAGGAGGTCCGATCGGCTGCTGGGTGGCGGATTATAGAGCGGGTGTTTTTGTAGACGGAGGAGGCAGGAGAAGGTGGAGGGCGGACTTAGTGGAAGGAGATTTCATTTCATCACAGCCGGAGGCGGGTCGAGGGTGTATCTTTCGCGCGGAAGAaagattcaccttccttcgcgcAAGCCACCGTTGGATCATCCACTGCTCGCTTTGCGATTTGTGTAATCGGATGAATTGCAGATTCGGAGCGCTTTGTGGATGATCCAACCGTGGATTCGcacgaaggaaggtgaatccttcttccgCGCGAAAGCTATAACCCCGATCCGCCCCGAGGTATCTCCTTGGTAGGTTGTATTTACTTAAATACCCCGCAGATGGGCATTAGTTGATGATGAAGtttttactttaaaaaaatattaacagAGAGTACCGAGGACTCGCACAGAGCTGAGCAAGCGTTGGCCTTAATGCGCAGCATAAGTAAAGTAGTAATCCAGTCGGCGatgctatttattttttaaaaaatataaataatctaAAGAGTGTCAAGCCCTCCGAAAGCTTGCAGATGTTCCGAAGCAGCAGATGCTGATCGTCACACTGTGCCGATCCTGAATCCAATCGATCATCGTAGCTGAATCATCTTTGAGATAAATTAATATTATCTGCACCCAATGCACGTCTCGTATATGTAATGCCTTCTCATGCAGCTCTTAATTCTGCTCTGATGATAGATTTGTTGAAGGTGTGCCTCACATTAAAATTTATCATAATCAGGTATGATGTGTATTCCATGCCTAAGCTGCCTCAAGAGGAATCTCCCAAGAATATACCATCCAAGGACCACATTTGAATGGTAATGATCCTTGTACGAGGTGATAAAGCAGTAGGAGGCTATGCCATTAATGATCATTACGACAGGTTGATTGCTGCAGAAGGTAAATAACTATTAAAAGTTACAGTTCCTTGTGTAGAACTAGTAGCAGCATGGGTTGATCTTGGTAAAACCATTCTTCATTATAGAGCACCACAGGCGTGGTCAGAAGGCTACTACTCTTCAATCATAACACGAATAAACTCTCATCCCACTGGCAGAATTAAAGTAAATCCATTGCTGAAGGATATCTTTCATTGAAAGACTGCTACAATCAGTTTTTTTAAGCCTCCCATGTATAACAAGAAGCTAATCAGGCTGCCAACTAGGTTGCAGTCCAGACACTTGACAATCATGAAGTTTTTTATCAGGATCAGTTCTCTACTCCACCGGCCTtgacccaaattttttttgcagaTCTAATAGGTGCACAGAATGTAAGATATTAGCTTTGTCTTATTTGGGCTACGGCCTCTttgtatatcaaaaaaaaataataataaggatCTTTTATATGtactatttaaattttaaaatctttTGGCTTGGTTAGACCTTTTCTTGAGTAGCTGGattgtattttattttcttgatcTCATCTTTATTGTATTTCCAATATTGACTCAGAGAGATTGAAGTAAAAAATAGATTCAAGAATGGTTTCTCCCTCAATGTCTCGCTCTTGATTGATAATTAGGTCATAGCAAAATATAATAATGTCTCATTCTTCTCATGTTTATGTACATTGCATTGAATTCTATAGGTTCATTTCATTCGCCTCCTAGTTTACGTACAATAATGCTAGCGCATCGGTGTAATCTACGAGCATCATGGCGAGGTAATTGAATCGTTGTCATATGCCACATTCGGTTCCATGCATGTCAGCATATAGAATTAATGGGGTGACTAAGCTCAGCACAAACAATATTTCTTGTTTT is a genomic window of Phoenix dactylifera cultivar Barhee BC4 chromosome 4, palm_55x_up_171113_PBpolish2nd_filt_p, whole genome shotgun sequence containing:
- the LOC120110452 gene encoding probable aquaporin TIP4-3, coding for MAKIALGSRQEAAEPDCIRAVLAEVVLTFLFVFAGVGAAMTAGKMAGGADTIMGLTAVAVAHALVVAVMISAGLHISGGHLNPAVTLGLAVGGHITLFRSILYIIAQMLGSSLACLLLKYLTGGMDTPIHALAAGIGAVQGVIMEIVLTFSLLFSVYGTIVDPRKGIIAGLGPLLVGLVVGANILAGGPFSGASMNPARSFGPALASWDWTDHWIYWVGPLIGGPLAGFIYDHLFIIRTHEPLPRDDGF